The following proteins are co-located in the Rhodanobacteraceae bacterium genome:
- the waaA gene encoding lipid IV(A) 3-deoxy-D-manno-octulosonic acid transferase has protein sequence MRLLSRRFYTLAMYLAMPVILYRLAFRGLRNRGYFSRWLERFGWFRDPGFAESIWVHAVSVGEFNAAIPLIKALMEKHPDTPLVVTTITPTGSERVQKQFGDRVFHVYLPYDLPAAVERFFARVKPRIAVVMETEIWPNLYFACRERGIPIFIANARLSERSLKGYGPALGLIGEAVRCATFVAAQSKVDGERFLQLGASPERMRVVGNIKFDMAVPGGLDAVAREWREHWGALRPVWIAASTHEGEEAAVLQAHARILGRFPDALLILVPRHPERFRAAISLCRSYGFRTSCRSEDSVASLDSQCFVVDTMGELLKFYACADACFVGGSLDRIGGHNVLEPAALRKPILIGPHTFNFAEITDTLIAEDAAVRVANGAKLGAEVVRILSDPRRAAAMGEAALAVVERERGAVPRTLSAIEEILRPQAAVRDA, from the coding sequence ATGCGCCTCCTCTCGCGCCGCTTCTACACGCTGGCGATGTACCTGGCGATGCCGGTGATCCTGTATCGCCTGGCGTTCCGGGGGCTGCGCAACCGGGGCTATTTCTCGCGCTGGCTGGAGCGCTTCGGCTGGTTCCGCGATCCTGGTTTCGCCGAATCGATCTGGGTGCACGCGGTCTCGGTGGGCGAGTTCAATGCCGCGATTCCGCTGATCAAGGCCCTGATGGAGAAGCACCCGGACACGCCGCTGGTGGTGACCACGATCACCCCGACGGGTTCGGAGCGCGTGCAGAAGCAGTTCGGCGACCGGGTCTTCCATGTCTACCTGCCCTACGATTTGCCGGCGGCGGTCGAGCGCTTCTTCGCGCGGGTGAAGCCGCGCATCGCGGTGGTGATGGAAACCGAGATCTGGCCGAACCTCTATTTCGCCTGCCGCGAGCGCGGGATCCCGATCTTCATCGCCAATGCGCGCCTGTCCGAGCGCAGCCTGAAGGGCTACGGCCCGGCACTCGGCCTGATCGGCGAGGCGGTGCGTTGCGCCACCTTCGTCGCCGCCCAGTCCAAGGTCGACGGCGAGCGCTTTCTGCAGTTGGGGGCGTCGCCCGAGCGCATGCGCGTGGTCGGCAACATCAAGTTCGACATGGCGGTGCCCGGCGGCCTGGACGCGGTGGCGCGCGAATGGCGCGAGCACTGGGGGGCGCTGCGCCCCGTGTGGATCGCCGCGAGCACGCATGAAGGCGAGGAGGCGGCCGTGCTGCAGGCGCATGCGCGCATCCTCGGCCGCTTCCCGGATGCGCTGCTGATCCTGGTGCCGCGCCATCCCGAGCGCTTTCGCGCGGCGATCTCGCTATGCCGCTCCTACGGCTTCCGCACCAGCTGCCGCAGCGAGGACTCGGTGGCTTCGCTGGATTCGCAGTGCTTCGTGGTCGACACCATGGGCGAGTTGCTGAAGTTCTACGCCTGCGCCGATGCCTGCTTCGTCGGCGGATCGCTGGATCGCATCGGCGGACACAATGTGCTGGAGCCAGCCGCGCTGCGCAAGCCGATCCTGATCGGCCCGCACACTTTCAATTTCGCCGAGATCACCGACACCTTGATTGCCGAGGATGCCGCGGTCCGCGTGGCCAACGGCGCCAAGCTCGGCGCCGAGGTCGTGCGCATCCTGAGCGATCCGCGGCGCGCCGCGGCGATGGGCGAGG
- a CDS encoding VIT1/CCC1 transporter family protein — MSAPESWLEETRSAWLYRQLATIEPEQRVAALFRSLGDEAEKQAQTWAAIAARENAALPAFQPGARERLTMALARRLGPRRVKTMLAALKVRGLSAYDAVVPGHATPMRLEDVGHRHKGFGGGNLRAAIFGANDGLVSNTSLILGVIGASASTQATITAGVAGLLAGALSMAAGEYVSVRSQRELFEYQIELERQELAEYPEAEAAELALIYQARGLSPEEALALANRLTADPKIGLDVLAREELGLNPDELDSPWGAAGFSFASFSIGALIPLVPFFAGGSLPNAGYLGAAMAAVGLFATGASLSLFTGRSALGGGARMLAIGAGAGALTWLIGGLFGAAVG; from the coding sequence ATGTCGGCACCCGAAAGCTGGCTCGAAGAGACCCGCTCAGCCTGGCTGTACCGCCAGTTGGCGACAATCGAACCGGAGCAACGGGTGGCTGCGCTGTTCCGCTCGCTCGGGGACGAGGCCGAAAAACAGGCGCAGACCTGGGCGGCGATCGCCGCGCGGGAGAATGCGGCGTTGCCGGCATTCCAGCCGGGCGCGCGGGAGCGGCTGACCATGGCGCTGGCGCGACGCCTCGGCCCGCGGCGGGTCAAGACCATGCTGGCGGCGCTCAAGGTGCGCGGGCTTTCCGCCTACGATGCCGTAGTGCCCGGCCACGCCACGCCGATGCGCCTGGAAGACGTGGGGCACCGGCACAAGGGCTTCGGCGGCGGCAATCTGCGCGCGGCGATCTTCGGCGCGAACGACGGCCTGGTGTCGAACACCAGCCTGATTCTCGGCGTGATCGGCGCCTCGGCCTCCACCCAGGCCACGATCACCGCCGGGGTTGCCGGCCTGCTCGCCGGCGCGCTGTCGATGGCTGCGGGCGAGTACGTCTCGGTGCGCTCGCAGCGCGAGTTGTTCGAATACCAGATCGAGCTGGAACGCCAGGAGCTGGCCGAATACCCGGAGGCCGAGGCGGCCGAGCTGGCGCTGATCTACCAGGCCCGCGGGCTGTCGCCGGAAGAGGCGCTCGCGCTGGCGAATCGCCTGACCGCGGATCCGAAGATCGGCCTCGACGTGCTCGCGCGCGAGGAACTCGGCCTCAATCCGGATGAGCTCGATTCGCCCTGGGGCGCGGCCGGATTCTCGTTCGCGTCCTTCTCGATCGGGGCGCTGATCCCGCTGGTCCCGTTCTTCGCGGGCGGCAGCCTGCCGAATGCGGGGTACCTCGGTGCGGCGATGGCCGCGGTCGGGCTGTTCGCGACCGGCGCATCGTTGAGCCTGTTCACCGGGCGCTCGGCGCTGGGCGGCGGCGCGCGCATGCTCGCCATCGGTGCCGGCGCGGGCGCGCTTACGTGGTTAATCGGAGGTTTGTTCGGCGCGGCGGTCGGCTGA
- the lpxL gene encoding LpxL/LpxP family Kdo(2)-lipid IV(A) lauroyl/palmitoleoyl acyltransferase → MRKVKTATRSLWHPYCWPGWIGVALLWLIARIPHRAALALGAACGPLVLALLPRRRRVLERNLALCFPEWSEAERQRAARENARESGRMLAAFAWGWFGSARRVARLPVSIEGIEHVEAARAAGRGVLLVGGHFSHLELAGRLVCRFLPLAGMYREHHDPAFEWAVKRARLCYADAMFRRDELRGVLRYLKSGGMIWYAPDQEYRRGERVFAPFFGIPASTLTATHQLARMSGAVVIGFEHRREPDGSYRLKLHPPLEDFPSDDPLADTARVNTLLEQIIRAAPEQYLWLHARFKTRPTRDEPSLY, encoded by the coding sequence ATGCGCAAGGTCAAGACCGCCACCCGTTCGCTGTGGCACCCCTACTGCTGGCCCGGCTGGATTGGCGTGGCCCTGCTTTGGCTGATCGCCAGGATCCCGCACCGGGCGGCGCTGGCGTTGGGTGCGGCCTGCGGGCCGCTGGTGCTGGCGCTGCTGCCGCGCCGGCGGCGGGTGCTGGAGCGCAACCTGGCGCTGTGTTTCCCCGAATGGAGCGAGGCCGAACGCCAGCGCGCCGCGCGCGAGAACGCGCGCGAGTCGGGGCGTATGCTGGCGGCCTTCGCCTGGGGCTGGTTCGGCTCGGCGCGGCGCGTCGCCAGGCTGCCGGTCAGCATCGAGGGTATCGAGCACGTCGAGGCCGCACGCGCCGCCGGGCGCGGCGTTCTGCTGGTCGGCGGACATTTCAGCCACCTGGAACTCGCCGGGCGCCTGGTTTGCCGCTTCCTGCCGCTCGCCGGAATGTACCGTGAGCACCATGACCCGGCCTTTGAATGGGCGGTCAAGCGCGCGCGCCTGTGCTATGCCGACGCGATGTTCCGTCGCGACGAGTTGCGCGGCGTGCTGCGCTACCTCAAGTCCGGCGGGATGATCTGGTACGCACCGGACCAGGAGTACCGCCGCGGCGAGCGCGTGTTCGCGCCCTTCTTCGGCATTCCCGCCTCCACCCTCACCGCCACCCACCAGCTGGCACGCATGTCCGGGGCGGTGGTGATCGGCTTCGAGCACCGGCGCGAGCCGGACGGCAGCTATCGCCTGAAGCTGCATCCGCCGCTCGAGGATTTCCCCAGCGACGATCCACTCGCCGACACCGCTCGCGTCAACACCCTGCTCGAACAGATCATCCGCGCCGCGCCCGAGCAGTACCTGTGGCTGCACGCACGCTTCAAGACGCGCCCGACGCGCGACGAGCCCTCGCTGTACTGA
- a CDS encoding GNAT family N-acetyltransferase, which produces MDAAPAAVALRRARLADHDAIGALLSQVDSMHRSALPWLFREPVGPARPLAEFEGLLAGPDSAVWVVPDSADQPLGVAIGLMRPTTVHPLIRPARYGLLDVLVVDQAARGRGLGRALTQAFEAWARGQRAEWLEVKVYAFNEPARRAYEAQGYAPLALQLRKPLGGDCAGADARSHVLADGSCCKWERAPPAIFSLWLWLFALRSAVCASEAKRFGLTAESLLSACPERR; this is translated from the coding sequence ATGGACGCCGCGCCCGCGGCGGTCGCACTGCGACGCGCTCGTCTGGCCGATCATGACGCGATCGGCGCGCTGCTCTCGCAGGTCGATTCGATGCATCGCAGCGCGTTGCCTTGGCTGTTTCGGGAGCCCGTTGGCCCCGCGCGTCCGCTGGCCGAGTTCGAGGGCCTGCTGGCGGGGCCTGACAGCGCCGTCTGGGTGGTGCCCGATTCCGCCGACCAGCCGCTCGGCGTCGCCATCGGGCTGATGCGCCCGACCACCGTGCATCCGCTGATCCGGCCGGCCCGCTACGGTTTGCTCGATGTGCTGGTCGTCGATCAGGCGGCCCGCGGGCGTGGGCTTGGCCGCGCGCTGACGCAGGCTTTCGAGGCGTGGGCTCGGGGGCAACGGGCCGAGTGGCTGGAGGTGAAGGTCTACGCCTTCAACGAGCCCGCGCGACGGGCGTATGAGGCGCAGGGATATGCGCCGCTGGCGCTGCAGTTGCGCAAGCCGCTGGGGGGCGACTGCGCGGGCGCTGATGCCCGTTCCCACGTGCTCGCCGATGGCTCTTGCTGTAAGTGGGAGCGGGCTCCGCCCGCGATCTTTTCGCTGTGGCTGTGGCTCTTCGCTCTGCGGTCTGCGGTCTGCGCTTCAGAAGCAAAGCGTTTCGGCCTGACGGCCGAGTCACTTCTTTCTGCTTGCCCAGAAAGAAGGTGA
- a CDS encoding metalloregulator ArsR/SmtB family transcription factor, protein MELTAATDLLRLLADASRVRLLALLTDEELTVAELSSILRLKQPRVSTHLAKLKEAGLVVDRRAGVAAYYRAALEDWPAATRALWEGLHASTRDALLAEDRERRSAVLAARMASANWADSVAGDMERHYSPGRSWETTMRACLGLLELGDVLDVASGDGALAQLLAPRARSLACVDLSERVVEAARTRLAGLPQVRVLQGDMHELPLAGASVDLVLLMQALPYSDRPGEVLAEAARVLRPGGKLLLTCLDRHEHRSVVTPFGHRNLGFTADELRAALVGAGFDDVAITSGGVEARPPHFASWVATARTPA, encoded by the coding sequence ATCGAACTCACTGCCGCCACCGACCTGCTGCGCCTGTTGGCCGACGCCAGCCGCGTGCGCCTGCTGGCCTTGCTGACCGACGAGGAGCTGACCGTCGCCGAGCTGTCGAGCATCCTGCGGCTGAAGCAGCCGCGGGTGTCCACCCACCTGGCCAAGCTCAAGGAAGCGGGGCTGGTGGTCGACCGGCGCGCGGGCGTGGCTGCCTACTACCGCGCGGCACTCGAAGACTGGCCGGCGGCGACGCGGGCGCTGTGGGAAGGCCTGCACGCGAGCACCCGCGATGCCTTGCTGGCGGAGGACCGCGAGCGCCGCAGCGCGGTGCTGGCGGCGCGCATGGCCAGCGCCAACTGGGCCGACAGCGTGGCGGGGGACATGGAGCGCCACTACTCGCCGGGCCGTAGCTGGGAAACCACCATGCGCGCCTGCCTCGGCCTGCTGGAGTTGGGCGATGTGCTCGACGTGGCCTCCGGCGACGGCGCGCTGGCCCAGTTGCTCGCGCCGCGCGCGCGCTCGCTCGCTTGCGTGGACTTGAGCGAGCGAGTGGTCGAGGCCGCGCGGACGCGCCTTGCCGGCCTGCCGCAAGTACGCGTCCTGCAGGGCGACATGCACGAACTGCCGCTGGCGGGCGCCAGCGTCGACCTGGTGCTGCTGATGCAGGCGCTGCCCTATTCGGACCGGCCGGGCGAGGTGCTCGCCGAGGCCGCGCGCGTGCTGCGTCCCGGCGGAAAGTTGCTGTTGACCTGCCTGGATCGGCATGAGCACCGCTCGGTGGTGACGCCTTTCGGCCACCGCAACCTGGGGTTCACCGCCGACGAGTTGCGGGCCGCGCTGGTCGGCGCAGGTTTCGATGACGTGGCGATCACCTCCGGCGGCGTCGAAGCCCGGCCGCCGCATTTCGCCAGCTGGGTGGCGACGGCAAGGACGCCCGCGTAG
- a CDS encoding DUF2058 family protein: MSLSLRDQLLAAGFKAPAPEPPKPRRDHKPPQGKPPHARHGGKPPEQARPQQPQPPREPKPGGEPSLAHAYQIRAETEKREREEAQRRAQEEAQRKREQRQKLSALVAGKAQNDPNGEHARNFTYGKKIRKVNVTPEQLRQLNAGELGVAQVDGRFLILAPDIIREVLALAPQHVALFVPDGIGASANPDEDYSDPRFQVPDDLVW; the protein is encoded by the coding sequence ATGTCTCTCTCCCTACGCGATCAGTTGCTGGCTGCCGGCTTCAAGGCGCCTGCGCCCGAGCCGCCCAAGCCGCGGCGCGACCACAAGCCACCGCAGGGCAAGCCGCCGCATGCGCGGCATGGTGGCAAGCCGCCCGAACAGGCGCGCCCGCAGCAGCCGCAGCCGCCGCGCGAGCCGAAGCCCGGCGGCGAGCCCTCGTTGGCGCATGCCTACCAGATCCGCGCCGAGACCGAGAAACGCGAGCGCGAGGAAGCCCAGCGGCGCGCCCAGGAAGAAGCCCAGCGCAAGCGCGAGCAGCGCCAGAAGCTGTCCGCGCTGGTCGCCGGCAAGGCGCAGAACGATCCCAACGGCGAACACGCGCGCAACTTCACCTACGGCAAGAAGATCCGCAAGGTCAACGTCACCCCGGAGCAGTTGCGCCAGCTGAACGCGGGCGAGTTGGGGGTTGCTCAGGTGGATGGCCGTTTCCTGATCCTGGCGCCGGACATCATCCGCGAAGTGCTCGCATTGGCGCCGCAGCATGTGGCGCTGTTCGTGCCTGATGGCATTGGTGCCTCGGCCAACCCGGACGAGGACTACAGCGACCCGCGTTTCCAGGTGCCGGACGACCTGGTCTGGTGA